In Neofelis nebulosa isolate mNeoNeb1 chromosome 10, mNeoNeb1.pri, whole genome shotgun sequence, one DNA window encodes the following:
- the LOC131487522 gene encoding vitamin D 25-hydroxylase isoform X3, producing MIELFSENVELAASASVFLYNAFPWIGILPFGKHQQLFRNAAVVYDFLSRLIEKASINRKPQLPQHFIDAYLDEMDQGKNDPSSTFSRENLIFSVGELIIAGTETTTNVLRWAILFMALYPNIQGQVQKEIDLIMGPTGKPSWDDKCKMPYTEAVLHEVLRFCNIVPLGIFHATSEDAVVRGYSIPKGTTVITNLYSVHFDEKYWRNPEIFYPERFLDSSGYFAKREALVPFSLGRRHCLGEQLARMEMFLFFTTLLQRFHLHFPHELVPDLKPRLGMTLQPQPYLICAERR from the exons ATGATTGAGTTATTCAGTGAAAACGTGGAACTGGCTGCCAGTGCCTCTGTCTTCCTGTATAATGCCTTTCCATGGATTGGCATCTTACCTTTTGGAAAACATCAGCAGCTATTTAGAAATGCAGCTGTGGTCTATGATTTTCTCTCCAGGCTTATCGAAAAAGCTTCCATCAACAGAAAGCCTCAGTTACCTCAGCATTTCATTGATGCTTATTTGGATGAGATGGATCAAGGTAAAAATGACCCATCATCTACTTTCTCCagagaaaatcttattttttccgTGGGTGAACTCATCATTGCTGGAACCGAAACTACAACCAATGTGCTACGGTGGGCAATTCTTTTCATGGCCCTTTATCCTAACATTCAAG GACAAGTTCAGAAAGAGATCGATTTAATTATGGGACCCACTGGGAAGCCTTCTTGGGATGACAAATGCAAAATGCCTTATACTGAGGCAGTTTTGCATGAAGTTTTAAGATTCTGTAATATAGTGCCATTAGGGATTTTCCACGCAACCTCTGAAGATGCAGTCGTACGTGGTTATTCCATTCCTAAAGGCACGACAGTAATTACCAATCTTTATTCTGTACACTTTGATGAAAAGTACTGGAGAAACCCAGAAATATTCTATCCCGAGCGTTTTCTGGACAGCAGTGGCTATTTTGCCAAGAGAGAAGCTTTGGTTCCTTTTTCCTTGG ggagAAGACACTGTCTTGGAGAACAGCTGGCTCGGATGGAAATGTTCCTGTTTTTTACAACATTGCTTCAGAGGTTTCACCTGCATTTTCCACATGAACTGGTTCCAGATCTGAAGCCCAGATTAGGCATGACATTGCAACCCCAGCCCTACCTCATCTGTGCAGAAAGGCGCTGA
- the LOC131487522 gene encoding vitamin D 25-hydroxylase isoform X4: protein MDQGKNDPSSTFSRENLIFSVGELIIAGTETTTNVLRWAILFMALYPNIQGQVQKEIDLIMGPTGKPSWDDKCKMPYTEAVLHEVLRFCNIVPLGIFHATSEDAVVRGYSIPKGTTVITNLYSVHFDEKYWRNPEIFYPERFLDSSGYFAKREALVPFSLGRRHCLGEQLARMEMFLFFTTLLQRFHLHFPHELVPDLKPRLGMTLQPQPYLICAERR from the exons ATGGATCAAGGTAAAAATGACCCATCATCTACTTTCTCCagagaaaatcttattttttccgTGGGTGAACTCATCATTGCTGGAACCGAAACTACAACCAATGTGCTACGGTGGGCAATTCTTTTCATGGCCCTTTATCCTAACATTCAAG GACAAGTTCAGAAAGAGATCGATTTAATTATGGGACCCACTGGGAAGCCTTCTTGGGATGACAAATGCAAAATGCCTTATACTGAGGCAGTTTTGCATGAAGTTTTAAGATTCTGTAATATAGTGCCATTAGGGATTTTCCACGCAACCTCTGAAGATGCAGTCGTACGTGGTTATTCCATTCCTAAAGGCACGACAGTAATTACCAATCTTTATTCTGTACACTTTGATGAAAAGTACTGGAGAAACCCAGAAATATTCTATCCCGAGCGTTTTCTGGACAGCAGTGGCTATTTTGCCAAGAGAGAAGCTTTGGTTCCTTTTTCCTTGG ggagAAGACACTGTCTTGGAGAACAGCTGGCTCGGATGGAAATGTTCCTGTTTTTTACAACATTGCTTCAGAGGTTTCACCTGCATTTTCCACATGAACTGGTTCCAGATCTGAAGCCCAGATTAGGCATGACATTGCAACCCCAGCCCTACCTCATCTGTGCAGAAAGGCGCTGA
- the LOC131487522 gene encoding vitamin D 25-hydroxylase isoform X2, which translates to MPSFIHEDDKNGRLIEKASINRKPQLPQHFIDAYLDEMDQGKNDPSSTFSRENLIFSVGELIIAGTETTTNVLRWAILFMALYPNIQGQVQKEIDLIMGPTGKPSWDDKCKMPYTEAVLHEVLRFCNIVPLGIFHATSEDAVVRGYSIPKGTTVITNLYSVHFDEKYWRNPEIFYPERFLDSSGYFAKREALVPFSLGRRHCLGEQLARMEMFLFFTTLLQRFHLHFPHELVPDLKPRLGMTLQPQPYLICAERR; encoded by the exons ATGCCTTCCTTTATTCATGAAGATGACAAAAATGGGAG GCTTATCGAAAAAGCTTCCATCAACAGAAAGCCTCAGTTACCTCAGCATTTCATTGATGCTTATTTGGATGAGATGGATCAAGGTAAAAATGACCCATCATCTACTTTCTCCagagaaaatcttattttttccgTGGGTGAACTCATCATTGCTGGAACCGAAACTACAACCAATGTGCTACGGTGGGCAATTCTTTTCATGGCCCTTTATCCTAACATTCAAG GACAAGTTCAGAAAGAGATCGATTTAATTATGGGACCCACTGGGAAGCCTTCTTGGGATGACAAATGCAAAATGCCTTATACTGAGGCAGTTTTGCATGAAGTTTTAAGATTCTGTAATATAGTGCCATTAGGGATTTTCCACGCAACCTCTGAAGATGCAGTCGTACGTGGTTATTCCATTCCTAAAGGCACGACAGTAATTACCAATCTTTATTCTGTACACTTTGATGAAAAGTACTGGAGAAACCCAGAAATATTCTATCCCGAGCGTTTTCTGGACAGCAGTGGCTATTTTGCCAAGAGAGAAGCTTTGGTTCCTTTTTCCTTGG ggagAAGACACTGTCTTGGAGAACAGCTGGCTCGGATGGAAATGTTCCTGTTTTTTACAACATTGCTTCAGAGGTTTCACCTGCATTTTCCACATGAACTGGTTCCAGATCTGAAGCCCAGATTAGGCATGACATTGCAACCCCAGCCCTACCTCATCTGTGCAGAAAGGCGCTGA